The Amblyomma americanum isolate KBUSLIRL-KWMA chromosome 11, ASM5285725v1, whole genome shotgun sequence genome includes the window ATGATTAATTCTGAGTatgcgatttgtccaacgggcaagtcGTCGCGCCGTACGGGCGATAGCTTTCCGTAGACTtcatggcagcgctgcaacacgtggtcgcgtttcactcttaaaggcaaagcttaagcgacGTCCAGTTTTTATCGAAAAGATCGGGGGACGGGGTCAAGCGCGAACTCCGAtacgtttggcatggaatgaacCACAGCGAACGCTCCGCTGAAGTGGATTTCACTGACAGGCCTGTCGCTTATCCCAGAACACGGCGCGCGATTTACACGTTCCGCACGAAGGTGCTGACGCACTTTCAAGACTACGCTGACTGCGGCGTCGGCCGCTCACTTCGCGACGGTGAGCGTGAACGTTTCGTTCATTCGAAACGGGCTTGGCGGCGCTACGATACAGTAGGTCACGAGCGCAATGACGTGCTTTTATTTCATATTCCGCGGGCTTTGTATAATTCTTAAAAAAAAGGGCCGCGTAAGAGACGCGTTGCTTTGAAAAAGAAACTGAATCGGCTCTTTCTGAACCCCCTCTGCAACCTAACGGAACGGTCCCGGGCCTAAAACATGTCTTTTATTTCACCCAGCTGTTATTGGGCGAATTACCTGTACTGTTTCGGTACTTACACCTCACCAAATGGAATCTGCAGCCATCGGTTAATATGTACATTTAGTACAGTGTACTCAGACGTAAGCTGATGGATATCGCGCGCTAAGAAATAGTGGTTTGTAGTGAGCATGCGCTAAGAACTACTTCTAATGCAGACTTACCGTATGCACTCAAGTTAAGCCCACGTGACTCTTGCGTACGCTTAGTTAGCGTTTCTGGTActgcggcgcccttcgaagcaggacccctcgcttcAAAGTGAATTCGGCATCGTTACAGCGTTTTTCAGTACGTTCACTGCCCATAGACGGGGCACAGGGCTTTCACTTCGTCTCATGTCGCCTTTAACAAAACGTATGACCGATAAATTTGCTTTGCATTTTATACCAAAAACCAAAGTCACACGCTtgaaagaataaaaaggaaaactgTCAGCTTTATAACCTCTACAAGCGCACGGATTCACAAACCGAACTTCTTTCTCGCGCCAGCCTAGCATCTCTCCAGATCAGAGCAAAGGTTCAGCGCCTAAAATTGTTTTTCTTAATTTTACGCAATGCGCTAAAGCTCAACCCTGACCTTACGTGAAGCATCAAAGTGCCAGACCGACACGAAACAAGCGAGCCTTTACGCtagaagatttttttttgcaacaataCTTTTCTATTTTCGTTCTTTCCCCGAGCTGTGCGGGAATGAAACTGCACTCTGCTGTTACTGCCCAGCCTACAGTAGAAAAATTCACGAATGctttatagtaggatacaacttaaaaacacaccagttaacactgggccgcggtccgcggcgtactgtattactccgctagccagtcacaaaagtgaacgaaatcagcttttcaaTATTTGACTTCATTAAacaagccagatatcaaaattctagagcttatcaCTTTTTTCACATGGTTAGCttattgtttaggtgacaagagaagttttaacaacagcctacattttgtggtggaggaattctgtgcgccggtcctgaatgtgggcggagcttcactgcagacttaagttgtatccgactatagaagaGACACTTGTAGCCGAAAGTTAAGATTTGCTTGGCGCGAGCGTTTGTGAAGAGCAACTTTGGCGATCAATGTATTATTCAATGTACTGTTAGTGCCCGTGTTTCATGATTTGTTTTTATGCAATATGACTCTCATTGTACGTGCTTTCTTTTTGCCCACTCCTGTAATAACCCCAGTCATGATTGACAGAATTCTTAAATAAAATACAATAAATTTATAGTAAcgattctgctgctgcttgaagaAAAAGATGCGTTGGTTTGTTGACAGAGATGATGCCTGCTTTAACAACCAGATGGCTCCGCTAGGCTGAAATTATCGTTGCGGCTCCGTCTGCATACGCCGAACTAAAAGAGCGGATATGACGTAAAGCAACATGTTTTCGCTTATCGtatacgtaagcgtgcatacgctATTCTAAAACTGCTAAATGAATCTTCGTTCGCCACTCACGTGCCCTCGGTGGTGTTTCCCTGCATGTGTGTATATGTGCGTTTATGTATGCAGGTACGCTCTTTTTCCAGCTGTTCCAACTTCAAAAGATCGGCCTGATGTGATGCTGAAAATCATGAACATATCCGGGCTCGTTCACTGGCCGATAACAGAAGACTGCACCGGAAAGTTGTTCAAGAACTGCACCGAGGTGTTGAATGTGACCGGACATTTCCCCATCctttccgtcagcgtagggagagacgtcAAGAAGCTAAATTCCAACATCATTGGGGTAAGCCCAACGTAGCAGCTATTTTCTTTGTTCTGCGTGAAGCACATCACGGCGAAGGCCTCATGTGGTTCCTTGTAGTTGCGTGTCGAATTTAGAAAACAATATTTTTTTGAAGATGAAAATGTGGGACCTTCgtagctgacactgacctgcatGCAAGCTCAGATGCGTGTGTCAGAATTGGGCTAACTTTACCATTATGCCTCAGCCGTCAGGAACAGTTTCCTTGCTAGACTCGATGAAGAAAACATTTTAATTAGAACAAAAATTGGTGGTCATTCAAGCCCCATTCCGGAAATACATTGGATCATGTAGCCCACCAAGCCCTTTTGGTAACTCCCTGCTGAACTTTTGGTCTCAACTGAACGGCATTTCCTCCCATCACTCAATCATCGGTTCTTTTATCTTTTCTATTACTTTGTTATTTTAGCAGGCCCATGCCACGTGTGATAGGTCCGCCTCTATTGTGGCTTATTGTCTTCTGCGTAGATTGAGTGAAGTTTATTTGGCCTTGAGCTTGTGTTTGTTTGTATTCTTATCATTATTATTTTTCGTATCAACATAGTGCTTTAGACTAAGAGCAAGAAGTTTATGGGTAAAGTCAAGAACTCTTCGATGAGTTTTTTTGCTTATCCCTCAGTTTCCTGCTGACAGTCTCAAACACAGTATGTTGAATTTAGGGAGAGCGTTATTGCCTAATATCGTAGTCCTTTTCAGTTATTGTAACGACCgtccgatgaaaaaaaaaagaagtagggaATCCCAGAGTTCGTGGTTTAGTTTTTTGATGTGGGCTGACTAAATTAAAATTTGACTTTCTTCAGATCGACCAGATAGATTTCCTGACAGTGGGAAGAAACCAGCTGATACACCcagacaaagaagaaaacaagggAATAATTGCTGCCTACAAACAGCTCATCAAAGCGGCACTCAGTTTCATGAGACCCAACATCAGCGACTGGGAGCTGACGGAACTTTCCGACACGATTGTAGACTTCGAAGGACAGTTGGCCAATGTGAGAACccaatgcttttattttttcctcatGCGCAATAAGACGAGTACGCATTGGTAAAAACGATATTAATAGTAATAAATCAATAATTTCAAAAAGTTACGCGCCTGCCAATGTccgttttattctttttttattactACTAGTGATAACCTGCTCTAATCAACGCTGCTTTCCTGTTCTCTCCTAATGTTAGACCTATCATCTTCCTTTCCGAGGCACTCTTCGCTGTCCTCAATTCAAACTGCTTCGTCAGCCTGCAAGTTCAGATCCAATCAGTCAGTACAGGCAAGATGCAGCTGCTGCTTATTTTCCTCATGAGGGACTCCGGCTATTCAAAATATTGAAATACATAACAGGAAATTTTCTGTGGTACAACAGATATTCCTGTAGTACTTTTGGTCCTGACGACAGAAATTCTTGTAACAACAGAACTTTATGTAGTATTGTGCAGTCTCCTGTCGTAACGACCGAACCTCTCCTGTCGTGACAGCAGACATTTTTGCAATACTGCAGAAAAAACTTGTCGTAGCTGCAGGACAATAAATTTTTTGTCTTATTTTGGAACCAGCTGTGTCGTATTTTCCGATTGGAATGAGAGTGCTTGCCCAATGCGCCCCAGCACATTTTCATAATCCTGGCTAGTTTTCTCTCAAAGTCCGGATCTGCTGTCACCAATTTATGTAGATAGATACACTCTATCGAGTATTCTAATGGAACGCTGATTGTGGTGAACTGTTCGCTATTTCACAGACTGCTCAACattacattttttcttcatatcgaTTTTCTATTCCACCATACTCTTTTGGGTGTTCAAGCCACCTATCACGCTTCGCAGTTCTTTTGCTGCGTTAATTAGTGAGGTAGTGTCACCAGGAAACAGAATATTACTAAGATGATCTCTATTAACTTTTATTTCAGCTGCTCATTATCTAACCAATTGAATACCTCTCATAACTAGCCGTGAATAGCTGCGGAGAGAATTTTCCAGCTTTTCTGTCTTCTAGCATCTTAACTCGTAATCGAAACTACGAACACTGTAAGTTCGCAAAATGGATTAAGGGAGCGTGCGACAAACTTTGTTAGACTAGTAATAAACTAGTCTACTTGATAAACGCTACTTTGCACTTTGCGCGTGAACCCTGCAAGCCGCCATTTACTTTGTTATGCGCAAACTCTAATAAGTTCATTAAGAAAGCTGCAGCACCGCAGTGCAGCAGCTGGGGCCTTGAAAGGATATTGCACTATCACCCAGTTTGAAGTGAGTCCTCTTTGCTTCCAGCTGACGGCGCCTCCTGAAGAAAGGCGAGACTTCCGGAAAATTTACAACAGAGTCACCATCAGGGAACTTCAGGAGAATTTCACGAATGTAAGAAACTATATGATTGGTCAGCTCATGGCTGTATTCATGATGCGGAGGTGATGACAGGACCCAGACAGCGCTGCTTTAACCACGATATAAAGGCATCGCGCCCATGTATGAGCAGAACTTTCACTTGGCAATGTAGCTGGTAGAAAATGTAAGAAACATTGAGCCCAAAAAGAGTGGTTGAGGCCGGTAATGAGACACGACTGCCTCCTCTCAGAGTCAGGTTTCCACCTTTGTTTAGAGCACTGGAGCGATTGTCTTTGTAGCTAATGTTGAAGCAGCTTATTGCATCCATTAGGTTTCATACGCAAGGATGGCGCGCACGGTGGAGCGCAAACGCAAAGGCATGCGAACGACAAAGGCACCAGCAATGTGTCCATAACAAAGCAGCGGTGCTAAGATTTCGCATTCTTTATTTAGCGGATTGTCCCTGCAGCACTCCAGACAAACTTGCTCAGGACTGTACTTCTTGAGATAGACTCAAAGCTCAACTCACTGCCCTCTCTGCACATGGAGCGCTGGAATTGGGGTATCTGACCTCCGGCCCttgcatgcccaacaattctggacaaaagcatttttgaacaagaACCAGTTTAAgaatgcagtttttttcatatatcCTAAGATTTCACCAATACAACCAATATATCCGcggatctcccgtcggcaggcttgaagaTTTTTGGTGTTaacgttttttgctatcgtcataagcgttcctcattggttctTTATGCAAGTCTACATAAATGCTCGTTGCTAGtgatggaaacactctaaaacaaagatttcgctacatatcggaagattgagccattaccttcaatatttctgtaacAATATCTTACATCATTTCAATATTCAGAATTTTTGTCCAGGAATGTTGGACGTGTTTCGCATGCAACAAGAACACATGCAGAATGCGAATGCTTACTCCTTTTTACTTGCACAGTTCCGGTTCTGGTTGTTCCGGCTGAAATATGTTACGAATTCCATGATCTTCTCTTTTTTGACAGGTGCGGCTCCACGATTTACTAACGAAACAATTCTCGAGGGTAAATATTACGCTATGTGTCAACAAGACCGTAGAATTGTACGCCTTGAAATACTACAGCCGACTAAACACTTTTCTCGAATGTGCTGACCCGTAAGTAAACAAATTCTCACAGAAGAATTACAATAGATAGTTACGTTTTAAACCGACTTAGCAGCTCCAGGACACCTCTCATTGAGGTCAAATAAAACTCCTTCACTCGGGATATTTCTCGAAGTTAAATTTATCAAAAGTTACTCGTACATGATTTTAGCATGTTCTTTCAAGATGTTGTGGCAGTCAGTTCCGCGAAGGGAAGTAAGATAAAAACAGTCCAACATAAAAAACAGACGAGTATTCTTTCGCAGCAACTGAACATTTATGAAGAACCGAGGGTAAAGCATGCAGCAAAAGAATGAATAATTCACAACATCTGTGGCTGTCACTTACTATGCTGCCCTCTAAAGAGGCCATGTTAATGTCCTTTGCTTTGAAAAATACCAGACCGATTACAAAAATTTTGGATTTAATACATGATGTCTGTTGACCCACACCAAATTTCTAGTCATATCGTAAATATTTAACCCGAATTATTCCACAATAACTTGATCATACTTTATTAAAATTACCCTAGAATTTAAGCAAGTTAAGTACTAGTAATGCCAAAACATTGCATACTTATTCCAATTTTAGTCCAATTTCATTTTAGTTTTACATCAATTCAAGTCTAATTCCATTCTGTTCTTTTGCAGTTGGTGCAGTGGTAAGTGTTAGTGCTATTAGTTTAtagtaataattgattttgggggaaaggaaatggcgcagtatctgtctcatatatcgttggacacctgaaccgcgccgtaagagaagggataaaggagggagtgaaagaagaaaggaagaaataggtgccgtagtggagggctccggaataatttcgaccacctggggatctttaacgtgcactgacatcgcacagcacacgggcgccttagctttttgcctccataaaaacgcagctgccgcggtcgggttcgaacccgggctatTATTAGTTAATATTTCATATTTTCCAgtccatgacgtcacaccacttTGACCAATCTCGAGTTTTGTAACACCGCCACTCCTTGGGCCACGTCCGGTTTGCGTGTCGATCACCCATGTAATCTTTCGCATTATTAATTTGCTTATTTGCAATGTGTACACCTGATACTAATTTACGTTTCTAGCAGAAACGGACGACGCGGGCTTCAATCCTTTGAAAGGCCGTAATATTTTTGATCACAAAAAAACCTTTGAAGCCTTCATTGCCACGTGACGTACTTTAGGAGTCATCTATCCAAGTTCGCTGCCCTTGTAAAACGAACTTAGACAAAGTTCGAAGGTTTTCAGAACCCATGCTTGTGTGCACCTAGTTTGTAGATTCTAGAAGTTTTGCTTTCTCGAAAGAGTTTGCTTCAGAAGGTTACGACAACCTCGAGGAGCCGCTGTGTGTGCGCAGCACTTCACACGGCAAAGTCACACGGCAAGGTGGCGCTAGCCACCGTCCCTATTCAAAGGGGATGTCTATGACATCCGTACAAAATGGATCCATGATTCCATGGTTCGATCTCTCTACACAAATTCGACGCCGACTGCACAGAGCTGCAGTTATCACAATTGAGAAGTTCCGGCTGCGATTTCGTCCCGAGCTTCAGCTTGATAAGTTGCGCAATAGTAAACACTTCGTCCATTAAAAATCAAATAACTAAAATTTGCCAGTTTCCGCATAGTAAACTGTTCTCAAGCTTCATAACTACGCCGTATTTACAAAAGTTGAAATGTTTGTTTGCTAGCGAAATGCTTTAACTATTCCATCCTCTGTACTAAGCTCAGTGCCCTATTCTAACTTTTTCTTCCCAGAGACACACTGTACAACTACGCCGGCCTGAAAGTCATGCTAGGTTTGGCAGCACATGTCTCTGAACGATTCCGGAACGCTTCTTTCGAACTCACAAGAGCAATGTCAGGAGTAGTCGCCGACAAGCCGCGGTGGGAAAAATGCCTTGGCATCGTGAACGCAATGATGCCCGAAATTGTGGGTCTACTCTACGTTGAGCACAAGTTCAGCGAAGAAGCCAAACAAGAGGTAACCGTAGCTTTTTGGACCAAATGAGCACCAGCCTAGACTTTGCAAAAATTTgtttatacagtctatagactctccacgCACTTGTGTCAATAAAGGCAATGGTCAGTGTATTGAGAAATCCTATAGACCGGTCTACGGAAAATACtaatcctgtagacagtctataggtttatggccatatataTTTCGTAGACGTTACTCTTTAGGCTATGAATATATGCTATGAATATATGCTATGAATATATGAATATATGCTAGGAATAGACAAAATAAATTATCTAAAGGAAGGCAAAATAGTCGAAAAGAATTGTATAGGAATTGTTTACAGTATTTTTAAAAGGAGTACCGCCTTGACAACGGTGGGGGATACTCGCTCGCATTGACGCTCCTAGCAATGAACGCTTAAGGGGAAATTAACAATGAACGTGTTTCAGTAAATCGTTAACATTTAAACGAAATATATAACGATTTAGAAACAAATTTTCCTTATTGTCAAGGGTATAGGGCGTTCGGATTGTTCTTCTGAGGTATTAAAGGCTCTGTGTATAGTCGGGGGCGGGTGGATGGAGGGCAATAAAAGAAAACTTTTTGGTAATGGCCCAGTGCAATAATTGGTGGAACCTTAAGTGCTTTTAAACCACCGTATGAGTATACCACGGCAATTTGACGTGGAATGTTCACATTTTTTTACGTTTCATTTAGAGGTAATACGTGGGCGCGTCCAACCGAAACTTAAACGTTTTGTATTACCAAGGCTCAGCTAACGGTTATCACATTTATAAAGGCTCAAGTATGCCTTTACAATGAGCACTGATCAGCCCAATGCTCCACGGGATATTCGTAGCCTCAAGTGCTCTTTAAAAAGATACTGCTAACCAAAGCGTTAATACTTGTCCGTTTCAGGTTAAAGATCTTGCCAAACGGCTTATGGCAGTTTTCAACGAAACGCTGCAAAGCGCTGAATGGATGGACAATGAAACGAGAAAGACTGCAGAGGCGAAGGTGTTGTATAAACATTTATTTTGGCAACTTTTGTGCAATACAGTTCGTTCTGTTTGCCTAGTCCGCTTTGCGCATTACGCCCTACTTTACATCCTTACGTTTGTGGTATTGCAAGCTCTACTGCACGGTTAAACTGACACGTCCAAATGTTCTCCAGGCGGTGACTTCCGAACATCTGCTGAACGCAAACTAGAGTTCGCTGAACATTTTGCAGTTCAGATTCAATCTACACGCTGCACAATAGGAACTCATCATCTTGGCCTCTTTTCAGCTAGCTAAAATGGGAACAAAAATTGGATACCCGGACTGGCTGCACAATACGACATATCTGGAAGAACTTTACCGATTTGTGAGTATGCGCTCAATTAACCTCACATCGATGACTACGAATGTATTTTAGAGAGTCTTAAGTTGGATAGCTTGTTTTTCAGCACTCTGTTGACCTACGAGGTCCTTGTTTGTTGCatcccttcaatttttttcggCGTTAATACCTGGCACCGACAATATTCACGCTTCTGGACGAATCTAGGGCCTACAGTGACCGCAACAGCAGTTTAAAATCAAGCCTAAACGTGGCAAGATGGGCTGGTTTGTACGTATTCATAGTTAACGAGGGCAAATAGCACATAGGTGGTGACGAAGAAAGATGACGCTGTTTTTGTAGAATAAGCGTTCAGCTGCGATTGGGCGCCTTGGTTGCGTCTTCGTCCTCTTCGTTCATCATCTTCGTTTTTTTCTCTCGTTAGTCATGGACACCAAACCCTGAATTCTCGCCCAatggacaatgcagggagggcaCTGTCCCGGAACATGGAGGGAGAGGACTATcccttttcatctgccactccctgcattgctgTGCCAGCAGGATCATGaagatcggccgacgccattggctggaagggggtccttggacaggggaaaagccgcttcgttcttgagttgtatacgacTATAGTTCCCTTAAAGTGGGTGGGCACCGGGTTGGAGCCCCACCCAGAGAAAGAACTAAAAATGAAAAGAGAAATGCAAGACGAACAGGAAGAGAAGAAACCCGAGACTTTAGATTGTAGCCGGCACACTGGGCTCCACCACTCGATGAGTTAGTCTCCTCTTTGTCGCCACAACCGTTGGGTCCACTATTCTTctgtggtggcgccatctgttgaaaAATACTAAACAAATGGCTTTGCGATAAGTggaaaaagttgtttttttttttgaatttccgCTGATTGACCAGGAGGCTCGCTACCCTTTTTCTAGAGAGATACGCGTTGTAAAGATGACGTGATGCTTCACGCTTTTCGTTAGTTTGCAAATGCGGACAAAATCGGACACTTCATTTGAAGACTTTTTCTGcaacaaccgcagcggtggccaagtgtttGAGCATctgccaccggtgatacaatgggacAAGCTTttacctggcctggtgctcaccTCATTTCTGgcgaaatgcttgaaaaacgggtctttgactccaccttgagtagcGAAAACACCTCCTGCCATGGCCCTCCTTGGTCATAGATGCCCATGCGCCATAAAAACCAATCATCATAATCATTTTTTGCACAACACAAGACTttttcacgcaaaaaaaaagaaaccctagCAGCGCTCCCGTCGGGTAATCTACTTGCGCAACGTAGTTGTTGCCGTTATGTTTTCTTTTAGTGTCGTTTAAAAGCTGCAGACAACCTCTTCCTACAGGTACCACAGCTCGGTAGCAACTGCACCTTCGCGGAAATGCTGCGCTTTATAGCCAGGAACCACTGGGTGCAGCAAATTCTTAAGCTGCCAGAGCCGTACGACAAAGACGCCGAGTGAGTCTTCAACGTTTTTCTTACACAACATTCATGGACTCACACCGGTAGCACATTTATAACcatcctccgccccccccccccccccctgcccactAAGATACTTGCTCAAAATGGCATTCAAAGCATCAACGCAAGGTCTTGTTAAGTTAAGGT containing:
- the LOC144111519 gene encoding neprilysin-1-like isoform X1 — translated: MPATSLVIVACLSTWATFTASVLTDADGPKGNYTVCRSKVCKQRAKLINESLDRSVDPCDDFYSYACGGWIKSHPVPESKSTTGTFRLLHDELQETLKGILESMTLVYECQNITDKAAVAYNACMAVPTSKDRPDVMLKIMNISGLVHWPITEDCTGKLFKNCTEVLNVTGHFPILSVSVGRDVKKLNSNIIGIDQIDFLTVGRNQLIHPDKEENKGIIAAYKQLIKAALSFMRPNISDWELTELSDTIVDFEGQLANLTAPPEERRDFRKIYNRVTIRELQENFTNVRLHDLLTKQFSRVNITLCVNKTVELYALKYYSRLNTFLECADPDTLYNYAGLKVMLGLAAHVSERFRNASFELTRAMSGVVADKPRWEKCLGIVNAMMPEIVGLLYVEHKFSEEAKQEVKDLAKRLMAVFNETLQSAEWMDNETRKTAEAKLAKMGTKIGYPDWLHNTTYLEELYRFVPQLGSNCTFAEMLRFIARNHWVQQILKLPEPYDKDAEWLVGPAFVNAFYNPSNNEMVYPSGVLQGALYKRGLPSSVNYGAIGMVVGHEMTHGFDDMGSQFDADGALKQWWTNDTRAHFEEKAKCFQYQYGNITDQAANMSLNGRNTVGENIADNGGLRMAFRAYNRLLKEGAENETRLAGLEDLSGQQLFFIANGMVWCSNSRPEYLRQLIQYDPHSPHRYRVNVPMGNMEAFSIAFNCPSNSTMILKNRCTLW